From the genome of Streptococcus oralis:
ATAAGGCAGAGCATTGTTTACTATTGGGGCACCGCTTTCTCCGTAAGCTGGAACGTTCGCTACGACTGGAGCGCCACTTTCTGCATAGGCTGGGAGTTCATTTACAGCAGCTTCTACCGCGTTTGCACCTTTATTGTATTCTGGCAACTCTGCAGTTGCAGCTTCTACCGCGTTCGCCCCACCTTTAAAGTCTTCAATTTCGAGAACAGCCGACATGACACTACTTAGAGTCTTAATAGCATCCTCATAGTCTGCTAAAGTTTGTTGCAAGTCTTTGACTTGACTATTCTTGTCACCAGAGACTTGTAAACTTGATAATTGCACTTTAATCTTAGCAACTTGCTCTTCTAATTTACTTAGCTCAAGTTTTTTCGCATTACTATTTTCTTCCGCCGCTTCCTTATCTGCCGCTGCGAGTTTAGCTTGGTCTTGGCTTGAAAAATCTTCTTGATTCATCTCTTCTGCTGGTGTCACCTGATCGCTGTCTTCTGCCAAGAAATCATCTAACAAATCTGACGCTTCGATATCGCCTTCTTCGATAGCTTTCAAGATAGCATCCTTACCAATCACTTCCTTAGCTGCCATAATCGCTGCTTCCTTATCAGTGATAGTAGCATCCTTGTTGATGTCATCGATAGTTGATTTTTCGATTTTTTCTAGGGTAGCGATTAAATCTGAGCGAACTTTTGCTGCTTCTTCCGCCGCTTCCTTGTCCGCTGCAGCGAGTTTAGCTTGGTCTTGGCTTGAGAAATCTTCTTGGCTCATCGCTTCGGCCGGTGTCACCTGATCGCTGTCTTCTGCCAAGAAATCATCTAACAAGTCAGATGCTTCAATATCTCCATCTTCGATAGCTTTCAAGATGCCGTCCTTGCCAATCACTTCTTTAGCCGCCTTAATCGCTGCTTCCTTATCAGTGATAGTGGCATCCTTGGTGATGTCGTCGATGGTTGATTTTTCAATACCTTCAAGCGTTGAAAGCAATTCTGAGCGAACTTTAGTTGCCTCTTCCGCTGCTTCCTTATCTGCTGCAGCAAGTTTGGCTTGGTCTTGGCTTGAAAGTTGAGATTGAGTTTTTGATTCGGCCGGTGTTACTTGTTCACTGTCTTCTGCCAAGAAATCTGCCAATAAGTCTGAGGCATCAATGTCGCCTTCTTCGATAGCTTTCAAGATGGCATCCTTGCCAATCACTTCTTTAGCCGCCTTAATCGCCGCTTCCTTATCAGTGATAGTGGCATCCTTGTTGATGTCATCGATGGTTGATTTTTCGATACCTTCAAGCGTTGAAAGCAATTCGCTGTGAGCTTTTTCTTCCGCAGCTTGCTTAGCTTCTTCCTCTTTCTTGGCTTCCTCAGCTGCTTCCTTGTCCGCTGCAGCCAGTTTAGCTTGGTCTTGGCTTGAGAAATCTTCTTGGCTCATCGCTTCGGCCGGTGTTACTTGTTCACTGTCTTCTGCCAAGAAATCTGCCAACAAGTCGGACGCTTCAATGTCGCCTTCTTCGATAGCTTTCAAGATGCCGTCCTTGCCAATCACTTCTTTAGCAGCCTTGATCGCTGCTTCCTTATCAGTGATAGTGGCATCCTTGTTGATGTCATCTATGGTTGATTTTTCAATTTTTTCTAAGGTAGCGATTAAATCTGAGCGAACTTTTGCTGCTTCTTCCGCTGCTTCCTTGTCCGCTGCAGCGAGTTTAGCTTGGTCTTGACTTGAGAAATCTTCTTGGCTCATCGCTTCGGCTGGTGTCACCTGATCGCTGTCTTCTGCCAAGAAATCATCTAACAAGTCTGAGGCATCAATGTCACCTTCTTCGATAGCTTTCAAGATGCCGTCCTTGCCAATCACTTCTTTAGCTGCCTTAATCGCTGCTTCCTTATCAGTGATAGTGGCATCTTTGTTGATGTCGTCGATGGTTGATTTTTCAATTTTTTCTAGTGTAGCGATTAAATCTGAGCGAACTTTAGCTGCATCAACCTGAGCCTCTTTATCAGCTTCATCTAACTTAGCTTGGTCTTCATCTGTGAATTCTGATACAGGTTCAGCTACTGTTTTATGCTCGCTTGTATCTGCTGGCCAGTCTACAATAACATCACCAATCTCCAAATCCTCATCT
Proteins encoded in this window:
- a CDS encoding SIALI-17 repeat-containing surface protein, with protein sequence MDKKKVILTSLASAAVLGASVLVSQPSVVKADEGKAEEQAVAPAQPQAAAEGDSGAQTEKGSENAGPANPGATNPAKMTKEELMKALGELEEQAISDIKDKEAIEDKEDAAEAVKEYIGKMYISDTLESGELSLDNIIAELPEGAEDKAVVTGPEVQTNKKLSTEEKALLDQAEKDAKEQVSQATDALVQALESLENAVIEDIKKDASITDKEAAIKEAKEEIGKEDLLKAIADEDLEIGDVIVDWPADTSEHKTVAEPVSEFTDEDQAKLDEADKEAQVDAAKVRSDLIATLEKIEKSTIDDINKDATITDKEAAIKAAKEVIGKDGILKAIEEGDIDASDLLDDFLAEDSDQVTPAEAMSQEDFSSQDQAKLAAADKEAAEEAAKVRSDLIATLEKIEKSTIDDINKDATITDKEAAIKAAKEVIGKDGILKAIEEGDIEASDLLADFLAEDSEQVTPAEAMSQEDFSSQDQAKLAAADKEAAEEAKKEEEAKQAAEEKAHSELLSTLEGIEKSTIDDINKDATITDKEAAIKAAKEVIGKDAILKAIEEGDIDASDLLADFLAEDSEQVTPAESKTQSQLSSQDQAKLAAADKEAAEEATKVRSELLSTLEGIEKSTIDDITKDATITDKEAAIKAAKEVIGKDGILKAIEDGDIEASDLLDDFLAEDSDQVTPAEAMSQEDFSSQDQAKLAAADKEAAEEAAKVRSDLIATLEKIEKSTIDDINKDATITDKEAAIMAAKEVIGKDAILKAIEEGDIEASDLLDDFLAEDSDQVTPAEEMNQEDFSSQDQAKLAAADKEAAEENSNAKKLELSKLEEQVAKIKVQLSSLQVSGDKNSQVKDLQQTLADYEDAIKTLSSVMSAVLEIEDFKGGANAVEAATAELPEYNKGANAVEAAVNELPAYAESGAPVVANVPAYGESGAPIVNNALPYAESGAPVVANVPAYGESGAPIVNNALPYAESGAPAVANVPAYGESGTPIVNNTLPYAESGAPALANVPVYAESGAPAVANIPAYAEKIEPAVNEVPEYTGSVAPLATNPTLGTKQDRTYKAPAATDEQFLPNTGSQDASAVASLGFVGLLLGLLPFAKRKLNK